Part of the Magnetococcales bacterium genome is shown below.
AGTCCCTTGTCGATCAGGGTCTGGATCATGGCGCGCATTTCCGGCAGATGTTCCGTGGCCTTGGGTTGGATGTCGGCGGGAATCACTCCCAGCGCCGCCATGTCGGTGTGAAAGGCGTCGATGAAACGGCCCGACAACGCCTCGATGGAGATCCCCTCTTGGATCGCCCGACGGATGATCTTGTCGTCGATGTCGGTGAAATTGCACACATGGGTCACCTTCAGTCCGCTGGCGCGCAGATGACGCACCAAAACGTCGAAGGAGACCATCACCCGGGCATGCCCGATGTGGCAAAAATCATAGGCGGTGATGCCGCAGACATAGATCCCGACCTGGCCGGGAACACGGGGCACGAAGGGCTGTTTTTGGCGGCCCAGGGAGTTGTAGAGAGAGAGAGTCATGACGCACTGCCTTGTTGACGTTGCCAAAAGATCCATGATACCATTTTTCGGTTTGCTTCCTTACACCGTCAGCCCTACCGGGAAAAGATCCATGTCTGTTTTATCGCAACGCATCCAGAACGTAAAGCCCTCGCCAACCCTGATGATCACAGCCAAGGCCAAGGCCCTCCAGGCCCAAGGCAAGGATGTGATCGGACTTGGCTCCGGAGAGCCCGATTTCGACACCCCGGAACACATCAAAAAGGCGGCCATCCGCGCCCTGCGGGAAGGATTCACCAAGTATACCGCCGTCGAAGGCATCGATGAACTGCAACGCGCCATCATTCATCGTTACGTCGAAGACCACAACATGGCCTTCACCCCGGATCAGGTGGTGGTGACCGTGGGTGGCAAACAGGCCTTTTTCAACCTGATCCAGGCTACCATCAATCCCGGCGACGAGGTGATCATCCCCGCGCCTTATTGGGTCTCTTATCCGGATATGGTGCTGCTGGCCGATGGCGTGCCCGTGGTCGTGGCCACCCAGGAGGCCAACGGCTTCAAGATGACCCCGGAAGAGTTGGAAGCCGCCATCACCGCCAAGACCCGTTTTCTGGTGATCAACTCCCCCTCCAATCCCACCGGTTCGGCCTACACCGCCGAAGAGTTGATCGCCCTGGGGGCGGTGCTGGAGCGTCATCCCCACGTGTGGGTGATCAGCGACGACATCTATGAAAAGATCATCTACAAGCCATTCCGCTTCGCCACCTTGAGCGCCGTGGTTCCCGCCTTGCAGAATCGTACCGTGATCGTGAGCGGGGTTTCCAAAGCCTACTCCATGACCGGTTGGCGCATCGGTTATGCGGTCGGGCCCAAGGAGATCATCAAGGCCATGACCAAAATGCAGTCGCAAAGCACCTCCAACGCCACCTCCATCGCCCAGAAAGCGGCGGCGGTGGCCCTGGCCGGGTCGCAAAAGTGCATCAAACCCATGGTCAAGGCCTTCCGCGAGCGGCGGGATTTTGTGGTCGATGCCCTCAACGCCATGCCCGGCATCACCTGTCGTTCCCCGGAAGGGGCGTTTTACGTCTTCCCCAACGTGGCGGGCTTGATGAACACCACCGCCGCCAACGGCACCCGCATCACCGATACCCTGGAGTTCTCCGCCTATCTGCTGGAGGCCGTGGGCGTGGCCGTGGTTCCGGGTTCGGCCTTCGGCCTGGATCCTTATTTCCGCATCTCCTTCGCCACGTCGATGCAGGATCTGGAACAGGCCATGATCCGCATCCGCAAGGTGGCCGAAGAGTTGACGCGGTGATGGGATTGGTGTGAGCCTTCCGTGCCGGATGGAAAGTTCTTTCATCCGGCACGGATTGGTTACAATGATTTTCTTAGGGAGGCAGACGTATCTTCTAGGCCCGATTGTGAAGCACGGATTGATGAATTTGATTCTGGGAGTTTGAATTCAAAAGAATCAACAAAAGTCCCCTTTAATTGTCTTCCGTTGGAAATGCAAGGGGGATATTGGGTCGATTGTTTGTAGAAATTTCTTGTGTTTGTGATGCGATAGGGTCTGTGACACTCTTGATGGTAAATGCGTTTATCGTGCCCATCTAAAATCTTGTTATCCATGTTGATGGAAAGAAAATGATTCCTTGTTGCAATGTTTTCTGTGCTGGTCATTTTTACCCCTTTCTGGTGTTCTACGTAATTGGTTAAATCTTTAGATCCTGAAGGGGCAGTAGTGGCAATAGGCGAGAAATATATTCTACCTACTTTAAACTTTTTGAAATATTTGTTTCTGATTGTTTTGTTCTCAGAAGGGTTGCATAGTATTTTATTGTCAGGGCAATCTTTGCGAATGCAAGGGTTCCCATGGCAGCAAGAGCATGACATATTGTTCTCAACAACGAGAACAATAAAATCTCTTACCTTTTTTTCTAATATAATTAGAAATATATTTTCTGTCTCAATAATACAGAGTATTCTTTTGGAATTATAGTAGTTTGCTTCTTTGATTTTTTTAAGAACTGTTTCTGTGCCTGATTTGAAAGATGATTTCATATCTTTTCCGTTTTCTAAGGATCTGAATTGCATTGTTGCGTTGACTGGGTCAAGATTTAACAGATCCGATGGCGACTTGCCATCGGATCTTGCGTTTTGAATCTTAGCTTTCTCCCGTTTTTTGATCAAATATATTTTTCGTGTTGGGATGTGACTCCAATGCTTCCAAGGAGTTCTGGGAAAATTTTGATATCCTTATATTTGTAGAGGTGTTTTTTTCTTTGGGCGTGTGTTTTTTTTGTTTTCTTGCTGTCTGGAACGATGCTAAAATATTCCATAGTTTTTCTGGCAGGAATAAGGCTACCTATTGTAAACGCCAATGTCTTATAGGGTTTTTTGCTGTTTGTGGTGCTGAGAGAGTTGGGTGATATTGATATCTTAAGGTCTAGAGGAAGGTATCCTTGTCGGAGTGTTGGGGTAATATTTTGAAAATCTTTCATGATCTGATCTGCTATACCAAGATTTTTTGAAGCCTCTTGATTGGTTCGTTTCGCGCGTAGATGATTTTTTGAGTATTCTTTTATCATTTTTTTTATAAAGGCTTTTCCCTCGGATTGTGATGTGGGAAGCTCCTGGTCTTTTAAAATTCCCTTCCAGGCGTCACTCTTCTTCATCAATTCAAAGATTATATGCATGTGCTCTAGTCCGTATGGTTGATTCATCAGTTCCGTGATGGGTGCTGAAGAGTATTCCTTTTGGAAGCCAGGGAATTGGGTTTCAGGAGAACAGCAGAACGTGTGAACTTTGATTGTATGGACTGACTCGAACTCGTATGTTTTGTCTTCAATGTTGCGAGTCTTGAAACATGACTGGATTGCTTCTTTAACATTTTTTTCAATTGATTTGCAAATTGTTCCAAGTGTGTTTGAACAACTAGCAACAATTGCTGATATATTCTTTCTTGTATTAGAAATTCTTTCTGTTGTTGATTGTGGCCACAAAGGAATTTCGGTCCATATTCTTATTTTGTTATATTCGTATTCGTTGCCAAAGTACCATTGTAATCCAAAATACACCTCCATATCTGGGAAAATGTCGACTAATTTAACATTATAGCATAACTTTTTTAAAGTGGTCCATCCAGTATTTTTTGCTATTTTTTCTTCCCCGATTTCATTAAAAAGACTACCTGTTTCCTCGAACGGATAGGTTTTGCACTTGGCGACACTTAATGCTTGGCTGATGCAGTTGTTGAAAACTTCTGTATTGACGGTCTTGATGATCGTATTAGATAATTGAATCAGAGCTGGATCGGTTTCGTAATTCCAGTTTTCTTTTTCGGGACTGGGGGGTATAAGATTTTCTCTCAGTTTCTGCAGAGTGTCTCTATTGAAAGGGCTGTATAAAGATGTTTCGCAAGAAGAGAAACCTATATATTGCGGAGCTTTCATGTCCATGTCGAAGTTCCTTTGGAAGGATGAGTTGAATAGAAAGAGGTATAATTGAAGATTGGTGGGCGACTGTCCAGTCGGTCGAGAGGGTGGGCGGTTGCGGGGCATCCACGTGATATCGCCACGGCTTACAGTCGGGTGTGGGCAGAGAGCGAAGACGCCATCCGATCCGGGATTAAATCGACCAATGTGGAGTGCAAGACGGTTCACGGCCTGAGCAAAGTTTGGACACGAGGATTGGCTCGTATCACCTTTGCGGTAAAAATGAAGGCCATGGCCTACAATAATGTAAAACTGTTTATGCATTATAGTTGCGCCAATTGCCTATAAAAATAAGGAGAAAATGCTGAAGATTGCAGCATAAAGGGGAGGAGATCCCCGCATCTGGAGGCCTAAACTGGCCCTTTTGACCCCAAAACGCAACGCCAAGCCGAACAGTTCGGTCAACAGCGGCGTTTTATGAGGCAAGCGAGAAAACTTAGAGAGGAGGCGGGATGGAGATCCGGACCGGATAGGTGGGATAGCGAATCCGCCAGAGGTCGGGGACCGACATGACTGGAGCGGTGCTTTGAAGTCCGGTGACCATGCGCTTTACGGCAGGGTGTCCAGACTTGAGCCAGAGTGTGTTTCTGATTGGTTGCATGGTTCCAGCCCCTCTTTCTGGAAAGCAGTCAACACCAACCATCTTGAAGCTTTTCATAAGATCTATATCGCCTGAATGATGCGGATTTCTTGTGATGATTTGATTTTTTTGTTCTGTTTATAACGAGCAACTCAATGAAAATAAACAATTCTTGCTTCCTTTTGCGTTATTACAATATAACAAAAAAAACAAAAAAATAACAATTATCCATTATTTCCAATTCTGTTAGTATAGCAGAGTCCTCTTCTGAATTGCAACCCTAAGTAACATCATTGTGTGATTTTTTTTCTGTAAAAATGTTCAAATAGAACAGGTTGATAGACTGGATGACGCAAGTTGCGTCAGATGTCGGCTGCTGTTTTGGGCGCGCGCAGGGGTGATCAGTGTGGGGGATGAGCCGGTGGAACTATATTATGAACGCACGCGAAACGCGCGCGCGATCACGCCGCGAACACCTCCGGATAATCCCGGCAGGCTTGGCGAAAATCCCCCATCCGGCCAATGTCCATCCAGTAGTCCAAGAACGGGAACGCCGCCGTGGTTTCTCCCTGCTTGATGATGCTTTGGAAGAGGGTCGGCATGTCGAAATACTGGTCTTTGGGGATCAACGGCAGCACTTCCGGGTCCAGCAGATAGATGCCGGCGTTGACGAAATACTCCTGCACTGGTTTTTCCTCGATGGTCACCAGCCGATGGGCATCCAGACGCACCACCCCGTAGGGGACGGTCTGTTCCACCTTGCGCACGCACAAGGTGGCCCGGGATTGGTGTTCCAGGTGGAAATTCAACACGTGCTGAAAATTGATGCGGGTGAGCAGGTCTCCGTTCATGACGAAAAACGGTTCCTTGGGACGCTCGGGGAACAGCGACAACGATCCTGCCGTGCCCAGACGACCGTTTTCTTCCAGATAGACGATCTGCACGCCCCAGGCGGAACCGTCGCCGAAATACTCCTTGATCATCTCCTTGCGGTAGTTCACCGACAGGAAAAAACGGTAGAACCCGTGGGAGATGAAGCTTTCCAGAATCACTTCCAGAATCGGTTTGGAACCCACCTTGAGCAGCGGTTTGGGAACCACGTCGGTGAGGGGAGAGAGTCGGGAACCCAGACCGCCGGCCATCAGCACCACCCAGTTTTCTCTGGATTCGGGGACCGAGAGGTTGTGCATGGTCTCCAGTCCCGTCACGCAACCGGCTTCGTTCAGGATGGGCAGATGTTCGATTCGTTTGGCATGCATCATGGTGAGCATCCGTTCCCGGGTGTCCGAGGCCCGTGCGAAAGTGGGGGCGGCGTTCATGATGTTCATTACAGGCTCCTTCATATCCACGCGTTTCAAAAGGGCGCGGCGCACGTCCCCATCGGTCACGACCCCCTGAAGATGGCCTGCGTCGTCGGTCACCAGGGCCAACCGCAAGGCACCCTTGTCGATCACCCGGACCGCTTCCAGGATCGATAATTCAGGCCGAATCACTATGGTCTGCCAACGCTCTTGATCTCGACTCATTTTCCCCTCTCCCCGGCTGGACACCCCACCACCACAGACCCATCCCCCACAGGTTTCACCACCACGGCTCCGGCCCCGACCACCGCGCCGGCCCCGATCACGATCCCTTGACGCACCACTGCCCCGGCTCCGATATGGGTGCCGCGACCCACCCGCACCCCACCGCTCAACACCGCGCCCGAGGCCACATGAACGTGGGCGTCCAACTGACAGTCGTGATCCACCACCGCGGCGGTGTTGATCAAAACATTCTCTTCCGTCACCACTCCGGTTTGCACCACGGCCCGGGCCATGATCTGCGTTCCCATGCCGAACCGGGCCGCGGACGAGACCCAGGCTGCCGGGTGAATCACCGAGGCGAAGGCAAATCCCCTGGCCCGGCAGGCGTCGAACAGTCCCGCCCGCGCCACACCCGCGCCCACCGATCCCACGCCGAGAATCAACAACGTCGTGTCGGCGGCAATCCGCTCCAGATGGTCATCCCCACCCAGATACGGCAGTCCCAGGGCCGCTTGATCAACCGGGCTCATGACCGGAGCCAGTACCCCGATCACCCGGTCGAGCCACCCCAGTTCCTTCAGGGTGTCCCGGATTACGCGGGCGTGTCCGCCGCCGCCAAGCAGAATGAAAGAACCGGATCGCAATTTATGGGCCACTTTATTGGAGGTTAAAAATCATTCTATTGGGATGGATGGCTCCACTCCGGTCGCCCTTTTTACCCTGTCAGCAGGCGTCGGGCGGCAAGAATGACCCGGTGTTGATCCTCTTCCGGCAAACCCGTCGCGCAGGGCAGGGTCACCACCCGCCACCACAGATCATCGCTCACCGGTTGGGGGGTTTGGGGGGCATGGCGATAGGGTGGTTGCAGATGGAGGGGTTTCCAGAACGGACGGGCATCGATGCCCGCGGCTTGCAACCCGGCTTGCAATCGTTCCACCGCTTCCGGATCGGCCACCCGACGCATCACGAATCCGGAAAACCAGCAGGCTCCGGCGCTGTCCAAAGGTGCGGGGAAGGGGGAGACCCACGCCTCCAGATCCGCGAATGCCTGGTCGTAGCGGGCGCGAATGGCGCGTTTGGCCTGGACGAAGGGGTCGAGTCGTTCCAGTTGGGCGCAGCCGACGGCGGCCTGGAGGTTGGTCATGCGATAGTTGAACCCCACCCGGTCGTGATCGTATCCGGATCCCAGGCGGGCGGTGGTGGTGAGATGGCGGGCCAGGGCCAGTTGCGGGAGATGGTTGCCGACGATGGCCCCACCGCCGCCACAGGTGACGGTTTTGTTGCCATTGAAAGAAAAAACCGATAACTCGGCCCCCAAAGCCCCCACGGGTTGTCCCCGGTGGGTGGCCCCCAGGGCGGCGGCGGCATCCGCGATCACCGGCAGATTTTTGGAGCGGGCGCAGGCGACGATCGCCTCCATGTCCGCCGCCAGTCCCAGGGTATGTACCGGCATCACCGCTGCCACCCGTCTGCCCGAGGCGGAATGGAGCACGCTGCCGTCGGCCTGGAGTCGGGTTTCGCGGGACAGGATTCGTTCCAGCAGGTTGGGATCGAGATTCCAGGTGTTCGGATCCACATCCACCAGCCAGGGTATGGCCCCGCAGTGGGATACGGCATTGGCGCTGGCGATGAAGGTGAGGGAGGGCACGATCACCAGATCCCCCGGTCCCACCCCTGCGGTGACCAGGGCCGCATGCAATCCGCAGGTGCCGGAGGAGACCGCCACCGCCCCTTTGGCGCCGCTGGCCGCGGCCACCATGGCCTCGAACCGGTCCACGAATGGCCCCACCGACGACACGAAGGTGCTGGTGATGCATTCTTGCAGGTAGCGGGCCTCGTTGCCGGTGAGATCCGGTACCGCCAGAGGGATTTTCTTCAGGGTGTTCATGGCCTCGGGGATCACATTTTGCCGTCCAGGTTCCGGTCCGCCACCCGGTGGGACAAGGCGGGCACCGCCTGCTCCATGGCCTGGCTGATGGCGGCGATTTCCCACAGGGGTTGGGCCCGCAACTGGCGCAGGGTGGTCAGGAAGGCGCTCAAGCGTTCCGGGGTGCGGGTCGGATGGCGGATCACCCCCACGTGACGATAGCGGCTGAAATCCGCCTGTTCCCCCTGGCTCAGAAACTCCTCTTCGTCCTTTTCGCCGGTGGTGTCGCTCACCGTGAAGTGACAGGGCCACTCGCGGCAGCCCGGTGGCATGGCGGAGGCGAACTGGCGGGCCTCTGCGTCATCGGCGAACAGACGGGGGGTGTATCCGGCCTCTTGCAGGAACAGCACCGCGATTTCGGCAAAGGTGGAAAGATCTTGTGCCGCTTCCAGTCGGGGGATGAAAACCTCCCGGTTGCATCCGGTGACGCTGGCCAGCAGACACAGTTGGCCGGCTTCAGCGTGGGAGATGAAATAACGTTTCACATCCAGGGGCGCGGCCAGGGGTTGGCGTTTTTCCAGGCGGCGGAGAAAACCGTGCAACAGACTGCCATCGGAAAAGGCCACATTGGCGAAACGGGCGGTCACGGCGGGAACCGTTTCCGACCATTGCCACATGGTCTGTTCCATCAGCGCCTTGCTGGCCCCCATGAGATTGGCCGGATTGACCGCCTTGTCGGAAGAGACAGAAAAGAAACGGGTGGTTGGGCCTTGGGACAGGCGGGCCAGGAGTCCGTCCAGGGCCAAGACGTTGACCTGAAGCATGCGCATCAGGGTGAAAGGATCCCGTTCCGCCCGCACGTGTTTGAGGGCGGCGAAGTTGACCACATGATCGAAAGGGGGGTGGGCTGCGAGAAAGTGGTCGAATTCGCGGGTGCCCAGGGGGATGGCGCTGGTAGCGAAGTCGTCGGGGGGAGAGAGGGCCGAGGCCCGCAGATCCCGCACCAGTTCCACCAGATTGTTTTCGTTGGGGTCCACCAGCCTCAATGCGCCCAATGGCCAGCGGACCATTTCCCGGGTGAACGCACTCCCGATGGATCCGGCGGCGCCGATCACCAGCACCTTGGCTCCGGTCAACGTTTCCGCCAGTTGGGTCCGGTACGCCTCCAGATCCTCCTGGAACATCGATCCGGGGCGGCGCAAAATTTTTTGGAGCAGGGCAGGGGAGATCATGGGGTGTCTCCGGTCTGGATCCGATCCAGATCGTCGATGAAGGTGCGCACCGCCTGATTGTCCGGATCCTCCGCCAGGATGCGGGCAAAGGTTTCCCGGGCCTCTTGAGGTCGTCCCAACTCCAGATAGAGCCGTCCCAGCTTGATCATGGTGACAAAATCCTTGCGCACGATCTTGAGATACTCCTCGAAGATGGCCGCCGCCGTCGTACCTTTGCCGTTGAGTCGCAGCAATTCCGCATGGAAGGGAATGTGGGCCAGGGAGAGTTCCGACAACCGCTGGGAGATCGCCTGGGCGGTGAGCATGTCTCCGGTCTGCAAGGCGATGGTGAAGAGCCGTTGCAAGGCTTCGGGGAGCAGGGCCTTGTGGGTGATCTGCCGATAGGAGCGGGCGGCCAGTTCCTGGTTTCCGTCGAGTTCTGTCAGATAGCCCTGGATCAGATGGCTGTATTCGTTCTTTTCGGCCAGAGAGCTTTTTTCCAGTCCGGCGCCAAACTGACGCAACCGTTCCATTTCCCGATTGCGGAACATGGCCTGGGCCTTGACCCGTACCCCTTGCGGAGAACTGAGCATCGACAGGATATACTGTTTGTAGTCGTGATCGGTCTGGGCCAGGAGTGCTGCGAAGTCGTGGTCCAGTGCGACGAAACCGGCCTGCACCGGTTCGGGCAGGGTTGCGATGGTCAGACCCCGACGGTGCAAAAAGACCAGGGAGCGGCCCGGTTGGTTGTCGTCACGCCATTGTTTGAGCAGTTGTTTGTAGTCCGGACGGGGTTTTTCCTCCTCCATGCGGGCCCGGAGCCGTTGTCGGACCGCGTCGAGCAGTTTGATCAGGGAGACGGCGTTGTCCCGATAGATTTCGTAATAGAGGCGTCCGGCTTGTTCGATCTCCGCGTCGCTCCAATCCCGCTCCTTGTCCGGACGGCTCAATTTGAGCATGGCCCCCAGACCCCATCTTTTGACCAGTCGGCTGATCTCCCGGTACTCCCCGTCCAGGATCTCCTCGATGGCATCCATGCGTTTCTTGAATTTGAAGTGGGGCGGTTTGCCCCGGCGACCGAACAGATCGTCGTTGCACTCCAGACCCTCGATGGCCAATCCTTTCACCTTGGCGGCCAATCCCCGCACCTTGGCCAACTCCTTGTCCACAGCCTGATAGTGGGCGGTGCGGCTGATGGGGGTTTCCTCCGGCATCAGTGCCCGGAGTCGGTCGCGGGCGGATGGGGTGACACGCTCCGGGGTGATGGTTTCCCAGGGGAGATGTTCCACCCCTTCGATTTTGGCGGAGCCGGGGCAGGGGTTGATCAACCGACAGTGGCGCTCGATGGCGAAGCGGGCCAGGGCCGCCAGACTCGGGATGGCGTTGAGAAAGTCGTGACGGGTTTCCGCCATCCAGCCTCCGTTGGTCTCCACCATCAGATCCCCACGGGCGATGAAAGGACCGGTCTGCTGTTCCACGCTTCCCGCCGCATGGGTGAAACCCTCGCGGTTGAAACACAGGTCGAATCCCGCCAGCACCACCCGGGAAAATCCCATGTCCACGGCCATGCCCAACGCCTGATGGCCCACGGTGATGCCGGGATACAAGACATTCGTCGGATTGAGGGGGCTTTCCCAGGGGAACAGGGGCCCCATGTAGGCGTTGCGTCCCCGCCATTGGCCCAGCAGGGCGGGATTGAGGTGATACATGTTGATCAGGAGACTCTCCTGCCACAACCCCAGCATGCCCTTGCTTTGGTGAAAGATCACATCGTGGGGATCGATGGCGAACAGCACATCCGGCGTGATCCCTTCCCGGCTCAGTTGATCCGCCACCCGGGCCACGGCCAGAATGGTCAGTTGATCCCGATGTTGGTGGATCCAGGGAAAACTCTCCGGCAGGGAAGGGCCGCCAGCCAGCAGCACGGCGGTTCGGCCTGTGAAGGCATCCTTCAACCGATAGGCGGGAAAACGGTTTTCCGCCAGATTTTCCAGCCCTTTCACCATGAAAATGCGGTTGCCGACTTCATGGTTCACCTGCAAGCGGTACTGGCCCAGGGTGCGTTCCGCCTCGTTGAACAGGCTCACATAACCGTCGTGGATGCCGTCCACCACCGCCAGCGATTTGGCCACGAACACTTGGTCCAGATAAAAATATTCTTTGATCCCGAAGGGTTCGGATTCGGCGATCCAGTGATCGACGGTGGTCACCAGAATGCCGGGAGGCAGTTCTTGCGGCATCATGCCTGCGTCATGCAGCCGTTTCAGGACTTCGGGCAAGTCGAGAAAAATGAAACGGGAGCCTTCCGGACGTTTGCGTTTCAGGATCCAGTTGAGCAGCAGCCCGGAGTCGCACCCCACCACCAGATACAACGAATCCTCCCGGGTGAAGGATTCCCCGAATTGTTGCTGAAAAACATTATCCGATCCGACCCTGGAAAAGGCCTCCTGGTTCACGGACGGCAGATAACGCTCCCCGAACCGGTTCATGAGAAGTGGACCCAGTGACATTTCCTGCGTCTTGTCGGGCATGGTGTGGCCTTCCAAAGGGGTGTTTTCGGAATCGATGATGCGCGTAAGAGTCATAAGCAATTTTTCGGCCATTTCAATGGGTGGCCCTTTACGGCCTCGGGATTGCATGCTTTGATGGCCATCTCGTGATTCACCTTCAACCGGGCCAGATTTTTACCATGTCCGACACCCCCCCCACCGAGTTGCATGCTGCCATGGCCGATGTGGCCACCTGTATCGATCAGGGGCTTTGGAACGCCGCCCTGGAGCGTTTGCTGGTCTTGAAGAAACGTTATCCGGGATATGCCCACGTGCTGCACCTGTTGGGTGTGGTGCGGCAGGAGTTGGGGGAGGGGCGGGGGGCGTTGGAGGCGTTGAGTCAGGCGGTGGCCATCCTGCCGGACAACGCCGTGTTTCAACTGGACCTGGGGGTGCTGCTCCACAAAAGAGGCGCACGACTGCCGGCTCTGGATTGTCTGCGGGAAGCGGTCCGGCTCAGTCCCGACAACGAGGCGGCCTGTTTCCACCTCGGGGATCTGCTGATGGATCTGGGAGAGGTCGAGGAGGCGATCGACTGTTTCACCCGTGCGACCCGTCTCAAGCCGGATATGGCAGGGGCGTGGATCAATCTGGGTCTGTGTCAAAAATCCCGGAACCGTCCCGAACTCGCCCTGGAGTGTTTTCGCACGGCCTCGCAGGTCCGACCGGATCACGCCCAGGCCCATGTCAATCTGGCCATGGCCCATCTGATGATGGAACACTACCCGGAAGGATGGCGGGAATACGAGTGGCGCTTCAAACTCGATCAACCCAGCGTCCCGTATCCATGCCCCTCGATTCCCCGTTGGCAGGGGGAACCTCTGCAAGACCGAACCATCCTTTTGTTGGGAGAGCAGGGGTTCGGAGACATGATCCAGTTCATCCGCTTCGCCGCTGTGCTGAAAGATCAGGGCGCGCGGGTGCTGCTGACCGTGCCCACCCCTTTGGTGACGCTGTTCCGGCGTGCCCCGGGGGTGGCGCAGGTGCAAAATCATGCGGAATTCCGTGAACCGGTCCATTTCCAGATTCCGCTTCTGTCCGTGCCCGGAGTGCTGGGCACCACGGTGGAGACCATTCCGGCGGTTGGGGGGTATCTGACTCCGGATCCGCAACAAGTCGCCGAATGGGCCGGTCGGCTGAGCGAACCGGGCTTCAAGGTGGGGCTGGTCTGGGAAGGAAAACCGTTGCACGCCAATGATCCGTTGCGGCGTCGCTCCTGCACCCTGGCGGATCTGCTGCCCTTGGCGCAGGTGCCGGGGGTGAGCCTGTACAGCCTGCAGAAAAGTGAGCCGGATCGACCCTTGCCCCGGATTCCGGAAGGATTGTCGATGCGGATCATGGATTCTTACTTGACCGATTTTGCCGCCACGGCGGCGATCATGAGCCGGATGGATCGGATCATCACCATCGATTCGGCCACGGCCCATCTGGCCGGAGCCTTGGGGGTGCCGGTTTGGACCCTGTTGCCCCGGGCGCCGGATTGGCGTTGGGGCATGAATCGATCCACCACACCCTGGTATGCCTCCATGACCCTGTTTCGCCAGAGGGTGACCGATCGTTGGAGCGAGCCTGTGGAGGCGATGGTCCGGGCCTGGGAGCCGCGGACATGAATACCGCCGACATTCCCGGGTTGCTTCAGCAGGCTTTGGCCGCTCATCGGCGTCGGGATCCGGTGCAGGTGAACGCCTTGGTGCGGCAGGTGTTGGACATGGATCCGGACAACGCCGATGCGCTGTATGTGTTGGGCCTGAGTGCCGGTTCCATGAACCGCCCCGATCTGGCGGTCAATCTGTTGAGCAAGGCGGTGGCCCTCAATCCGGATCAACCCTATTATCATTTCAATCTGGGATCCTGTTTCAGTGCCTTGGGCCAAAACGAACGGGCCGAAGAGAGTCTGCGCGCCGCCATCGCCCTGAAACCCGATCTGGCGGAAGCCTGGATCAATCTGGGCAATTGGCGCATGGCCCAAGGGGAGTTGTCGGCTGCGGTGGAGTATTATCTGCACGGGGTGGGGTTGAATCCCGATCTGACCATCGGCCACTATAATCTGGGGGTCATTTTTCAGGAGCATGGGGATCACGGG
Proteins encoded:
- a CDS encoding pyridoxal phosphate-dependent aminotransferase — its product is MSVLSQRIQNVKPSPTLMITAKAKALQAQGKDVIGLGSGEPDFDTPEHIKKAAIRALREGFTKYTAVEGIDELQRAIIHRYVEDHNMAFTPDQVVVTVGGKQAFFNLIQATINPGDEVIIPAPYWVSYPDMVLLADGVPVVVATQEANGFKMTPEELEAAITAKTRFLVINSPSNPTGSAYTAEELIALGAVLERHPHVWVISDDIYEKIIYKPFRFATLSAVVPALQNRTVIVSGVSKAYSMTGWRIGYAVGPKEIIKAMTKMQSQSTSNATSIAQKAAAVALAGSQKCIKPMVKAFRERRDFVVDALNAMPGITCRSPEGAFYVFPNVAGLMNTTAANGTRITDTLEFSAYLLEAVGVAVVPGSAFGLDPYFRISFATSMQDLEQAMIRIRKVAEELTR
- a CDS encoding nucleotidyltransferase family protein — its product is MSRDQERWQTIVIRPELSILEAVRVIDKGALRLALVTDDAGHLQGVVTDGDVRRALLKRVDMKEPVMNIMNAAPTFARASDTRERMLTMMHAKRIEHLPILNEAGCVTGLETMHNLSVPESRENWVVLMAGGLGSRLSPLTDVVPKPLLKVGSKPILEVILESFISHGFYRFFLSVNYRKEMIKEYFGDGSAWGVQIVYLEENGRLGTAGSLSLFPERPKEPFFVMNGDLLTRINFQHVLNFHLEHQSRATLCVRKVEQTVPYGVVRLDAHRLVTIEEKPVQEYFVNAGIYLLDPEVLPLIPKDQYFDMPTLFQSIIKQGETTAAFPFLDYWMDIGRMGDFRQACRDYPEVFAA
- a CDS encoding NeuD/PglB/VioB family sugar acetyltransferase; its protein translation is MRSGSFILLGGGGHARVIRDTLKELGWLDRVIGVLAPVMSPVDQAALGLPYLGGDDHLERIAADTTLLILGVGSVGAGVARAGLFDACRARGFAFASVIHPAAWVSSAARFGMGTQIMARAVVQTGVVTEENVLINTAAVVDHDCQLDAHVHVASGAVLSGGVRVGRGTHIGAGAVVRQGIVIGAGAVVGAGAVVVKPVGDGSVVVGCPAGERGK
- a CDS encoding aminotransferase class I/II-fold pyridoxal phosphate-dependent enzyme, which produces MNTLKKIPLAVPDLTGNEARYLQECITSTFVSSVGPFVDRFEAMVAAASGAKGAVAVSSGTCGLHAALVTAGVGPGDLVIVPSLTFIASANAVSHCGAIPWLVDVDPNTWNLDPNLLERILSRETRLQADGSVLHSASGRRVAAVMPVHTLGLAADMEAIVACARSKNLPVIADAAAALGATHRGQPVGALGAELSVFSFNGNKTVTCGGGGAIVGNHLPQLALARHLTTTARLGSGYDHDRVGFNYRMTNLQAAVGCAQLERLDPFVQAKRAIRARYDQAFADLEAWVSPFPAPLDSAGACWFSGFVMRRVADPEAVERLQAGLQAAGIDARPFWKPLHLQPPYRHAPQTPQPVSDDLWWRVVTLPCATGLPEEDQHRVILAARRLLTG
- a CDS encoding polysaccharide biosynthesis protein, encoding MISPALLQKILRRPGSMFQEDLEAYRTQLAETLTGAKVLVIGAAGSIGSAFTREMVRWPLGALRLVDPNENNLVELVRDLRASALSPPDDFATSAIPLGTREFDHFLAAHPPFDHVVNFAALKHVRAERDPFTLMRMLQVNVLALDGLLARLSQGPTTRFFSVSSDKAVNPANLMGASKALMEQTMWQWSETVPAVTARFANVAFSDGSLLHGFLRRLEKRQPLAAPLDVKRYFISHAEAGQLCLLASVTGCNREVFIPRLEAAQDLSTFAEIAVLFLQEAGYTPRLFADDAEARQFASAMPPGCREWPCHFTVSDTTGEKDEEEFLSQGEQADFSRYRHVGVIRHPTRTPERLSAFLTTLRQLRAQPLWEIAAISQAMEQAVPALSHRVADRNLDGKM